In one window of Desulfovibrio inopinatus DSM 10711 DNA:
- a CDS encoding CBS domain-containing protein, translating into MQRVKHLMSTAIVSIAPDDNMEKARKIFSSGSIRHLPVVEDRTRLIGLVTQRDVLAAAHQSNDTTIAEIMQTNVKTVTSDEPLRTAAALMLEHKYGCMPVVDKGKLTGIITESDFLKLAIFPVG; encoded by the coding sequence ATGCAGCGTGTCAAACATCTCATGTCCACAGCAATTGTGAGCATCGCGCCAGACGATAATATGGAAAAAGCCCGTAAAATTTTCAGTTCCGGGTCCATTCGCCATCTTCCTGTTGTGGAAGACCGAACTCGACTTATTGGACTGGTGACCCAAAGGGATGTTCTTGCAGCAGCGCATCAGTCAAATGACACAACTATTGCAGAGATCATGCAAACCAATGTCAAAACCGTAACGTCAGATGAACCACTACGTACAGCCGCAGCGCTCATGCTCGAACACAAATATGGATGTATGCCGGTCGTCGATAAAGGCAAACTGACTGGCATCATTACGGAGTCCGATTTTCTCAAACTTGCCATTTTCCCAGTGGGATAA
- a CDS encoding flagellar basal body-associated FliL family protein: MAEEKKKSGFLKWVILVLLLLILGGGGYFAYLKFFLEPQQQKAEEAQKAEEAQKASQSKGAGIGIDGKLVEVPEFVVNLADRSGRRYLKFKMDVEVTDAAVAQDVVNNMAKIRDAVILLLSSKESDELTSIEGKIGLRKDIAGRINQVLGGPKVARVYFTDFVIQ; encoded by the coding sequence ATGGCTGAAGAGAAAAAAAAATCCGGCTTTCTGAAATGGGTTATCCTCGTTCTGCTCCTGCTTATTTTAGGTGGTGGGGGATATTTCGCCTACCTCAAATTTTTTCTTGAACCACAACAGCAAAAAGCTGAAGAAGCTCAAAAAGCTGAAGAAGCTCAAAAAGCCAGCCAAAGCAAAGGGGCTGGCATCGGTATTGATGGCAAACTCGTTGAAGTTCCAGAATTTGTGGTCAACTTGGCAGATCGTAGCGGCCGTCGGTATCTCAAATTCAAAATGGATGTGGAAGTCACCGATGCCGCTGTGGCACAAGATGTTGTAAACAACATGGCCAAAATCCGCGACGCCGTCATTTTATTGTTGTCGAGTAAAGAAAGCGACGAGTTGACAAGTATCGAGGGAAAAATCGGATTACGGAAAGATATCGCGGGCCGCATCAACCAAGTACTTGGTGGTCCAAAAGTTGCACGCGTATATTTTACTGATTTTGTTATCCAATAG
- the era gene encoding GTPase Era — MHFGYVALLGPPNAGKSTLLNQILGQKVSIVTPKPQTTRNRISGILSDEHGQIVFLDTPGVHAARGTLNRFLVEAAWQALSASDMAVTLLDVSKMVHNPDAIAENNRLLSKVADAGLPMVLALNKVDMVSDKALLLPVMENAAQIMPDVEIYPISALTGNGVDKLLQAVWQRLPEGSPMYDEDQISTAPLRFLAAEIIREKLFLELRQELPYQTAVAIEEFDESDPKRAYINAVIHVAKSNHKGIVIGKGGATLKKIGTESRQEIAELIGMPVHLELWVRVSPRWTDNPRAVLELLGESDLEMSMDS, encoded by the coding sequence ATGCATTTCGGATATGTGGCGTTGCTTGGTCCACCCAATGCAGGCAAGTCGACTCTGCTCAATCAAATTCTTGGACAAAAAGTTTCCATCGTCACACCCAAACCTCAAACAACTCGAAATCGCATCAGCGGCATTCTGTCTGATGAACATGGACAAATCGTCTTTTTAGATACTCCGGGAGTCCATGCTGCCCGAGGAACCCTCAATCGATTTCTTGTCGAAGCAGCATGGCAGGCGCTTTCAGCTTCCGATATGGCTGTCACCCTGCTTGATGTTTCCAAAATGGTGCATAATCCCGATGCAATAGCTGAAAACAATCGATTACTCTCCAAAGTCGCCGATGCTGGTCTTCCTATGGTGCTGGCATTGAACAAAGTCGATATGGTTTCAGACAAAGCGCTTCTTCTGCCTGTTATGGAGAATGCGGCCCAGATCATGCCTGATGTGGAAATCTATCCGATTTCGGCACTAACAGGAAATGGGGTGGACAAACTCCTTCAGGCGGTTTGGCAACGCTTGCCCGAAGGCAGTCCGATGTATGACGAAGACCAGATTTCAACGGCACCGCTTCGCTTTCTTGCTGCAGAAATCATCCGAGAAAAACTCTTCCTCGAACTTCGACAGGAATTGCCCTATCAAACGGCGGTTGCCATTGAAGAATTCGACGAATCAGATCCCAAACGTGCCTATATCAATGCCGTTATCCATGTCGCCAAGTCGAATCACAAGGGTATCGTTATTGGAAAAGGCGGCGCTACACTCAAGAAAATTGGTACGGAATCTCGCCAGGAAATTGCCGAACTCATTGGAATGCCAGTCCATCTTGAACTGTGGGTCCGGGTCAGTCCACGTTGGACAGACAATCCGCGCGCAGTACTTGAGCTGCTTGGCGAATCCGATTTAGAAATGAGCATGGACTCATAA
- a CDS encoding response regulator — protein sequence MPEQSSSTSILVVEDSLTQALMLEETLSSRGFVVNLARDGEEALFTLRNQQCDIVISDVIMPGMDGFELCRTIRNDNDLSSIPVILLTSLSDPEDIVRGLASGASSFVTKPFDEAFLFSRIEYLLENRSTNRPEDNEEMEIVLRGESRTIYSNKKNMVDLLLGTYEHTLLQSQELDRSLQRNREREALLRGVLASLSAHITVVDSNARVIATNDAWDHFPLPEKTIPKEMRLEYVRQTLLPQNLAGAGLLSILQKKKNKFEIEYPFVSSRGRIWFQVVVTPLPDDIGGAVISHVNITGRKRAEEALLHTQAGLAKAQELAKMGNFELDLHTHTMSWSDQVYHLFGTNQLSLHPTRDVFIRFFSKNERPRLISWIDDIVSGKIAADEEFSLNRERIVRIQAEVERDADGTPFRLLGIMQDVTDKRRLIKQLIEAKEAAEQASQVKAEFLANMSHEIRTPLNGVIGMTELALMTDLSAEQNEYLTMVKNSAESLLGIINDILDFTKIEAGKLQLTENDVDIGRLLTDALKPLMITAKGKGLEFYCQVGDTVPTCIRTDPVRLRQILINLVGNAVKFTETGSITIHVEYHTHKEYGLVFTVADTGIGIPDEKISTIFESFTQLDGSLTRRHEGTGLGLAICKQLVELMGGGISVSSDLQNGTKFTFSLPTKTLKTDATVCPPPQPEPQPPLPQLRILLAEDNQVNLRFATVLLEKQGHEVTTAVNGQEALDALATSHFDIVLMDVQMPVLDGEEATRRIRRGEDGINPAIPIIALTAHAMSGDKERFLRAGMDGYVQKPLDSSTLFKVIANILNATPSTASELDLNALKAALGNNTDQMYILLKLFEEMAPSLLQSITDAIEDNDMDMLVETSHSLKGAAGNIRAYTLYEQASQLEQAARENKTTNFHKLIDTMKHTLGAVNRIISNTIPHHANV from the coding sequence ATGCCCGAGCAATCATCATCTACCAGTATCCTCGTTGTGGAAGACAGCTTAACTCAAGCGCTCATGCTGGAAGAGACCTTGAGTAGTCGAGGATTTGTCGTGAACCTTGCTCGTGATGGCGAAGAAGCCTTGTTCACACTTCGGAATCAACAGTGTGACATTGTCATTTCCGATGTCATCATGCCAGGAATGGACGGATTTGAGCTCTGTCGTACCATTCGAAACGATAACGACTTGAGTTCCATTCCGGTCATTCTCCTCACCAGTCTCTCCGATCCGGAAGATATTGTTCGCGGTTTGGCGAGCGGTGCAAGCAGCTTTGTGACAAAACCTTTCGATGAGGCATTTCTTTTCTCTCGTATTGAATATTTGTTGGAAAACAGAAGTACAAATCGACCGGAAGACAATGAAGAAATGGAAATCGTTTTGCGCGGCGAATCGCGTACGATTTATTCAAACAAAAAAAATATGGTCGATCTTCTTCTTGGAACCTACGAACATACATTGCTCCAAAGCCAGGAACTCGACCGATCTTTACAACGAAACCGAGAACGCGAAGCCTTGTTGCGTGGGGTTCTGGCTTCTCTCTCGGCGCATATAACGGTTGTCGATTCCAATGCTCGCGTGATTGCCACCAACGATGCATGGGATCATTTCCCATTACCTGAAAAGACGATTCCCAAAGAAATGCGTCTTGAGTATGTACGCCAGACCCTCCTTCCACAAAATTTAGCCGGGGCTGGCCTGCTTTCCATTCTGCAAAAGAAAAAAAATAAATTTGAAATCGAATATCCCTTTGTTTCCAGCCGAGGCCGCATTTGGTTTCAAGTCGTCGTCACGCCATTACCTGACGATATTGGTGGGGCCGTCATATCCCATGTGAACATAACAGGTCGAAAGCGAGCTGAAGAAGCGTTGCTTCACACCCAGGCTGGACTGGCAAAAGCCCAGGAACTCGCCAAAATGGGGAACTTTGAACTTGATCTCCATACGCACACCATGTCGTGGTCGGATCAAGTTTATCATTTATTTGGCACCAATCAACTTTCACTCCATCCCACACGCGACGTCTTTATTCGCTTTTTCTCCAAAAACGAACGCCCCCGGCTTATATCCTGGATCGACGATATTGTTTCAGGAAAAATCGCTGCAGATGAAGAATTTTCCTTGAACCGGGAACGTATCGTGCGCATTCAAGCCGAGGTCGAGCGGGATGCCGATGGAACACCATTTCGTTTGCTCGGGATCATGCAAGACGTGACGGATAAGCGGCGTCTCATTAAACAACTTATCGAAGCCAAGGAAGCTGCCGAACAGGCCAGTCAGGTCAAAGCCGAATTTCTTGCTAATATGAGTCATGAAATTCGTACGCCGTTGAACGGTGTTATCGGCATGACCGAACTTGCGTTGATGACCGATCTTTCCGCAGAACAAAACGAATACCTGACTATGGTGAAAAACTCAGCCGAATCGTTGCTTGGCATCATCAATGATATTCTCGATTTCACCAAGATCGAAGCCGGCAAATTACAACTCACTGAAAATGATGTCGACATTGGCCGCCTTCTGACCGATGCCCTCAAGCCGCTCATGATTACAGCCAAAGGCAAAGGGCTCGAATTTTACTGTCAGGTTGGCGATACCGTCCCGACATGCATACGCACCGATCCGGTGCGACTCCGCCAAATTCTCATCAATCTTGTCGGCAATGCCGTTAAATTTACGGAAACCGGATCTATAACCATTCATGTCGAATATCATACACACAAAGAATACGGCCTTGTCTTCACCGTTGCCGACACAGGGATAGGTATTCCCGATGAAAAAATCAGCACCATTTTCGAGAGCTTTACGCAACTCGACGGTTCTTTGACGCGCCGGCACGAAGGAACGGGACTCGGACTGGCCATCTGCAAACAGCTCGTTGAACTGATGGGAGGAGGGATTTCAGTTTCAAGCGATCTGCAAAACGGAACGAAATTTACCTTCTCGTTACCAACGAAGACACTCAAAACGGATGCAACTGTCTGTCCACCACCACAACCCGAACCACAACCCCCCCTTCCTCAATTGCGTATTCTTCTGGCTGAAGACAATCAGGTAAATCTCCGCTTCGCCACCGTACTCCTCGAAAAACAGGGGCATGAGGTGACGACTGCCGTCAATGGCCAAGAGGCTCTTGATGCCTTGGCTACATCACATTTCGATATTGTTCTTATGGATGTGCAAATGCCGGTGCTCGATGGTGAAGAAGCAACTCGGCGGATTCGACGTGGCGAGGACGGTATTAATCCGGCTATTCCTATCATCGCGCTGACGGCACATGCCATGAGTGGCGATAAAGAACGTTTTTTACGTGCCGGTATGGACGGATATGTTCAAAAGCCGTTGGATTCTTCAACCCTTTTCAAAGTCATTGCCAACATCCTCAACGCAACGCCCTCCACGGCGTCGGAACTCGATTTGAATGCGCTTAAAGCGGCCTTGGGAAACAATACTGATCAGATGTACATTTTACTCAAATTATTTGAAGAAATGGCTCCATCACTGTTACAATCCATAACTGACGCCATTGAAGATAATGATATGGATATGTTGGTAGAAACGAGTCATAGCCTCAAAGGTGCTGCCGGCAATATTCGCGCATATACGTTGTATGAACAAGCGAGCCAGTTGGAACAGGCTGCTCGAGAAAACAAAACCACAAATTTTCACAAACTCATTGATACGATGAAACATACGCTTGGTGCCGTAAACAGGATCATTTCCAACACGATCCCTCACCACGCCAACGTATGA
- a CDS encoding hybrid sensor histidine kinase/response regulator yields MAFDNPEFLAKLRKAFKHEAVERLANLGKTLISLEEGRDETKRDHLLELAYRETHSLKGAARAVGGFDIEVLSHAMETVFSGMIKNDQSPDESQFDLLHQAVDMLRWFINNPTEEDGPSPEAVRLAGLLNNSETDTPEGHLFDDILTPMSEAELDKNTLAPPPTTSVSTAPLPEESHDTTEPARPPDEKRISDKPHSDAAPSSDRSPSSEPASNQTSSTRIPSSPAKGMGFDTVRVPSSRLEDVLLRGEEMLWLKGALGETARRLTTIKKEMAGLKLAFDSLDANPRAGSAVRHALEHTDDVRRHLDFVEAEIGSLTQSAVKNARSMTVMLDELLDETRRILLEPFSTLFDMLPVIARDIAREQGKKCRLTLIGSQVEIDRRILDELRDVFVHIIRNAVDHGLEKPEKRLAHGKTDAGRIQIRVMRSLGGKTQIEVSDDGIGLDADAVTSKAISLDVISVDAAREISLQEKLNLIFHSGLTTSPLITDISGRGLGLAIAKDKVERMGGSIGVSSFPGKGTTFDITLPSALSSYPGIVIMAGGRHFVIPKGGVEHVIRITPDDIIHALAREGIVHEGVTIPVRRLQTILGLPESELLQSQHLPVLIMTASGRRAAIIVDKIHEEREVMAKQLGPQLRRVRHVAAVTTLAGGLLAPILHVPDMIATASKTSQANQVDKRHQPMREASGRQSTVLVAEDSITSRMLLKNILEAAGYVVKTAIDGVEAFLALRETAPDIVITDVQMPGMDGFELTARIRADAAFANLPVVLVTSLESREDKERGIDAGADAYIVKSGFDQKNLLDVIERLL; encoded by the coding sequence GTGGCTTTTGACAATCCGGAATTTCTCGCCAAGCTTCGTAAGGCGTTCAAACATGAAGCCGTCGAAAGACTTGCCAATTTAGGAAAGACGCTCATCTCGCTCGAAGAAGGACGAGATGAAACCAAGCGCGATCACCTCCTCGAATTGGCCTATCGCGAAACCCACAGTCTCAAAGGGGCTGCGCGAGCTGTCGGGGGCTTCGATATTGAAGTCTTGAGTCATGCGATGGAAACCGTCTTCTCCGGTATGATCAAAAACGATCAGTCTCCGGATGAGAGTCAATTCGACCTTCTCCACCAAGCCGTGGACATGCTTCGTTGGTTTATTAACAACCCCACGGAAGAAGACGGTCCAAGTCCTGAGGCCGTACGATTGGCCGGATTACTTAACAATTCGGAAACCGATACTCCTGAAGGCCATCTCTTTGACGACATTTTGACCCCAATGTCCGAAGCTGAGCTCGATAAAAACACTTTGGCTCCGCCTCCAACGACTTCCGTCTCTACTGCCCCTCTACCGGAAGAATCTCACGATACCACCGAGCCAGCAAGACCGCCCGACGAAAAGAGAATTTCGGATAAACCGCATTCCGATGCCGCTCCATCGTCAGACCGTTCTCCCTCTTCTGAACCTGCATCGAACCAAACATCCTCAACGCGTATACCTTCATCACCTGCCAAGGGTATGGGGTTCGACACGGTCCGGGTTCCATCGAGCCGGCTTGAAGATGTCCTCTTGCGCGGAGAGGAAATGCTGTGGCTCAAGGGAGCGTTGGGAGAAACCGCGCGTCGGCTCACGACAATCAAAAAAGAAATGGCTGGACTCAAATTAGCCTTTGACTCTTTGGATGCCAATCCGCGTGCAGGAAGTGCTGTCCGTCACGCTCTTGAACATACCGATGATGTCCGCCGACACCTTGATTTTGTTGAGGCTGAAATCGGTTCACTCACCCAATCAGCCGTAAAAAATGCCCGTTCCATGACAGTCATGCTTGACGAGCTCCTTGATGAAACGCGGCGTATTTTGCTTGAACCATTTTCCACTTTGTTCGACATGCTGCCCGTTATCGCTCGGGATATTGCCCGAGAACAGGGCAAGAAATGTCGCCTCACCCTCATTGGATCACAGGTTGAAATCGACCGACGCATTCTGGATGAATTACGAGACGTCTTTGTTCATATTATTCGAAATGCTGTCGACCATGGACTGGAAAAACCTGAAAAGCGTCTTGCCCATGGAAAAACTGATGCTGGCAGAATTCAGATTCGTGTCATGCGATCATTAGGAGGAAAAACGCAGATTGAAGTATCTGATGACGGCATTGGTCTTGACGCGGATGCCGTGACATCCAAGGCTATTTCACTCGATGTCATTTCTGTCGACGCCGCACGTGAAATATCCCTACAAGAAAAATTAAATCTCATTTTTCATTCTGGCCTCACGACAAGTCCTCTTATTACGGATATATCAGGGCGTGGCCTTGGGCTTGCCATTGCCAAAGACAAAGTAGAGCGCATGGGTGGCTCCATTGGTGTCTCTTCTTTCCCCGGAAAAGGCACAACATTCGATATCACATTGCCTTCGGCGCTTTCTTCCTATCCGGGAATTGTCATTATGGCTGGAGGACGGCATTTTGTCATACCCAAGGGGGGAGTCGAGCACGTCATCCGCATTACACCTGATGACATCATCCATGCTTTGGCGAGAGAAGGTATTGTCCACGAAGGCGTCACTATACCAGTACGCAGACTCCAAACGATTCTTGGATTGCCTGAATCCGAACTGCTGCAATCCCAACATCTGCCTGTACTCATTATGACGGCATCGGGCCGAAGAGCAGCCATCATTGTCGATAAAATCCATGAAGAACGTGAAGTCATGGCCAAACAACTCGGTCCGCAACTCCGACGGGTCCGCCATGTTGCCGCCGTGACCACATTAGCCGGGGGGCTGCTTGCGCCGATTCTTCATGTGCCCGATATGATCGCTACCGCATCCAAAACATCACAAGCGAATCAGGTCGACAAGCGCCATCAGCCAATGCGAGAAGCATCGGGAAGACAATCCACCGTTCTCGTTGCGGAAGACTCCATAACATCGCGCATGTTGTTGAAAAATATTCTTGAAGCGGCCGGATACGTCGTGAAAACGGCTATTGACGGTGTGGAAGCTTTTCTAGCATTGCGCGAAACTGCACCGGATATTGTTATAACCGATGTCCAGATGCCGGGCATGGATGGTTTTGAATTGACTGCGCGAATCCGAGCCGATGCAGCGTTCGCCAATCTCCCGGTAGTTCTTGTGACTTCATTGGAAAGTCGAGAAGACAAAGAACGTGGCATTGATGCCGGAGCCGATGCCTATATTGTGAAAAGCGGCTTTGACCAAAAAAATCTGTTGGACGTAATTGAACGGCTCCTATAG
- a CDS encoding methyl-accepting chemotaxis protein, with protein MFNHLKIGIKIALGFALVLIVLIVVSTIEIVGLDNLHRDVDGVVTRSRIAMNIKEMEINHLDWVLSISRGIISNEITNLNVESDPKECAFGKWFYGDGKRVLEEAVPSTAADLSAIERYHNEIHHTFDILKGYYENNTQEIAHNLASTLYIEKLFPSLIAFRTLLNNIDEKVRSKSFQSEDHLKQDTASKRNLVIMLSILAILVATGAGIVISRRITQPLHRLLESANSIATGDLNIHLPDVNSKDEMGDLARAFFHMAASLNSHAEHLTAIANGDLSNEVIPLSDKDTMGNALSSMVQALRKMTGQMTDAAHVLTTSISQISASSTQLSTSSAETATAVSEISATVEEVKQTTRLSMDKAKTVAEVAAEAAKSSQSGSEATEQLNAEMDTIKGKMEYVAQHIVRLSEKSQDIAHIIAVVNDLADQSNILAVNAAIEAAKAGEEGRGFSVVAQEIRSLAEQSKQATDQVRSILADIQKATSAAVMATEQGSNAVESGVHRTENAATAIQQLADTISQAAMAATQISASSQEEFAGMDQVALAMDNISQATSQNTESARQLENSAMSLQDLGIQLQELVSRYKL; from the coding sequence ATGTTCAACCATCTCAAGATCGGCATCAAAATCGCCTTGGGCTTCGCGCTGGTGCTCATCGTTCTGATTGTTGTCAGCACCATTGAAATTGTCGGACTCGACAACCTCCACAGAGATGTCGATGGTGTTGTCACCCGTTCCAGAATTGCGATGAATATCAAGGAAATGGAAATCAACCATTTAGATTGGGTTCTCTCGATTAGCCGTGGAATCATCAGCAATGAAATCACAAACCTTAATGTCGAGTCAGATCCTAAAGAATGCGCGTTTGGCAAGTGGTTCTATGGTGACGGAAAACGTGTTTTGGAGGAAGCTGTCCCCAGTACAGCCGCTGACCTCTCAGCCATTGAGCGATATCACAATGAAATTCATCATACATTCGATATATTAAAGGGGTATTACGAGAACAACACTCAAGAGATCGCCCATAATCTTGCCTCGACACTCTATATTGAAAAGCTCTTCCCGAGCCTTATTGCCTTTCGGACGCTCTTGAACAATATCGATGAAAAAGTCAGGTCAAAATCATTTCAATCCGAAGATCACCTGAAACAAGATACCGCATCAAAACGCAACTTAGTGATCATGCTGTCGATTCTTGCCATCTTGGTGGCGACCGGTGCAGGCATTGTTATCAGTCGACGCATTACTCAGCCCTTACATCGATTGCTTGAATCGGCCAATAGCATTGCGACTGGTGATCTCAATATTCATTTACCCGACGTCAACAGCAAAGACGAAATGGGCGACCTGGCACGAGCGTTTTTCCATATGGCGGCCTCACTCAACAGCCATGCCGAACATTTAACTGCCATCGCCAACGGGGACCTGTCCAACGAAGTCATTCCGCTTTCAGACAAAGATACCATGGGCAATGCGCTGTCTTCCATGGTGCAAGCACTTCGTAAAATGACAGGCCAGATGACCGATGCCGCCCATGTGTTGACGACGTCCATCAGCCAAATCAGCGCTTCATCGACGCAATTATCCACCAGTTCTGCAGAGACGGCCACAGCCGTCAGCGAAATTTCAGCCACCGTCGAAGAAGTAAAACAAACGACCCGCCTGTCCATGGATAAAGCCAAAACGGTTGCAGAAGTGGCCGCTGAAGCCGCCAAAAGCTCGCAATCCGGAAGTGAAGCCACCGAACAGCTCAATGCCGAAATGGACACCATCAAAGGGAAAATGGAGTATGTCGCCCAACATATTGTACGCTTGTCGGAGAAAAGCCAGGATATTGCTCACATCATTGCTGTGGTGAACGATTTAGCCGACCAATCCAATATTTTAGCGGTCAATGCAGCCATTGAAGCAGCCAAAGCCGGCGAGGAAGGACGCGGTTTTTCCGTTGTAGCCCAAGAAATCAGGAGCCTTGCCGAGCAATCAAAACAGGCAACGGATCAGGTTCGATCTATTTTGGCCGATATTCAAAAAGCAACATCCGCCGCAGTTATGGCGACGGAGCAGGGCAGTAATGCCGTGGAATCCGGAGTCCATCGAACGGAAAATGCTGCGACAGCTATTCAACAGTTAGCGGATACAATCTCACAGGCAGCAATGGCCGCAACCCAGATTTCCGCTTCAAGCCAAGAGGAATTTGCCGGTATGGATCAGGTTGCCCTGGCCATGGATAATATCAGCCAAGCCACAAGCCAAAACACAGAAAGTGCACGACAGCTCGAAAATTCAGCCATGAGTCTCCAAGACCTGGGGATTCAACTGCAGGAGCTTGTCTCCCGATACAAACTCTAG
- a CDS encoding YggS family pyridoxal phosphate-dependent enzyme gives MKTSLTQRLASVHERIQNAALACGRAPETVRLVAISKFHPISAVREVYDAGQVDFGESYIQEALAKQDESTDLAIAWHFVGKLQKNKAKFAVGRFALIHAVDSLELATTLERRASEHIVQDILIQVNLAREPQKSGVMEEKLDALVEGILELHQVRLQGFMVMPPFSDDPETSRPFFRRLFETRERIGREFGINLPHLSMGMSGDLEVAVEEGATLVRVGTDIFGPRPVV, from the coding sequence ATGAAAACGTCACTCACCCAACGGCTTGCCAGCGTACACGAACGGATTCAGAACGCCGCATTGGCGTGCGGTCGTGCTCCTGAAACAGTCCGTCTCGTGGCGATTTCCAAATTCCATCCGATTTCCGCTGTACGCGAAGTGTACGATGCCGGGCAGGTCGATTTTGGAGAATCATATATTCAAGAAGCACTGGCCAAACAAGATGAATCGACCGACCTTGCCATTGCATGGCATTTTGTGGGAAAACTCCAGAAAAATAAGGCAAAATTCGCCGTGGGTCGCTTTGCTCTTATTCATGCAGTGGATTCGTTGGAGCTGGCGACAACATTGGAGCGCAGAGCATCGGAACACATTGTGCAAGACATCCTTATTCAGGTGAATCTTGCCCGGGAACCACAAAAATCCGGCGTCATGGAGGAGAAACTTGATGCACTCGTCGAGGGTATTCTCGAACTTCACCAGGTCCGATTGCAAGGATTTATGGTCATGCCGCCGTTTTCCGATGATCCGGAAACGTCACGGCCATTTTTTCGACGCCTTTTTGAAACGCGTGAGCGTATTGGACGAGAGTTCGGCATTAATCTGCCGCACCTGTCCATGGGGATGAGCGGGGATCTCGAAGTCGCCGTGGAAGAGGGCGCAACTCTCGTCCGTGTTGGAACCGATATTTTCGGACCACGGCCGGTCGTCTAA
- the cheB gene encoding chemotaxis-specific protein-glutamate methyltransferase CheB, with product MIRVLIVDDSHSVCVFMRHVLESDGTMEVVGIAEDGRQAVEMTNRLKPDVITMDITMPVLNGIEATREIMATRPTPIVIVSSDWSPSETAKTFQAMDAGALTLLRKPGLGRGNDEACYELIKTVKLMSEIKVVRRVRRRLSQDESTPSVSAHPKISRRIECVAIGASTGGPQALSKILSVLPKSFPVPILLVQHMSPGFINGMVQWLGSITTLPVVAAKDSLRLEPGVIYVAPDGVHMGVTPGPRIHLSTTPVQNGLRPSVSYMFASVGRVFSKKAAAVLLTGMGRDGAVEMKKLRDLGALTIAQDKASSTVHGMPGTAIALGGAERILPLDAIGPELVTSVG from the coding sequence ATGATTCGTGTTCTTATCGTTGACGACTCCCATTCGGTTTGCGTCTTCATGCGTCATGTTCTCGAATCTGACGGCACCATGGAAGTGGTGGGTATAGCAGAAGATGGCAGGCAAGCCGTAGAGATGACAAACCGGCTCAAACCCGATGTCATTACCATGGATATCACCATGCCGGTTTTAAATGGTATTGAAGCCACGCGGGAAATCATGGCGACACGGCCCACGCCAATTGTCATCGTGAGCAGTGATTGGTCACCGAGTGAAACCGCCAAGACATTCCAGGCCATGGATGCCGGAGCCTTGACCCTGCTGCGAAAACCCGGTCTTGGTCGCGGTAACGATGAAGCCTGTTATGAATTGATTAAAACCGTCAAGCTCATGTCGGAAATCAAAGTGGTACGCCGAGTACGCCGGCGTTTATCCCAGGATGAGTCAACTCCGAGTGTCTCGGCCCATCCCAAAATTTCTCGACGCATTGAATGTGTTGCCATTGGTGCTTCAACGGGTGGCCCTCAGGCATTAAGCAAAATTCTTTCGGTGCTCCCGAAATCATTTCCCGTTCCGATTCTTCTCGTTCAGCACATGTCTCCGGGGTTTATCAACGGTATGGTGCAATGGCTTGGCAGTATAACGACACTCCCCGTTGTTGCTGCGAAAGATTCGCTTCGACTGGAGCCCGGCGTGATTTATGTCGCGCCGGATGGAGTACACATGGGTGTCACCCCGGGACCGCGTATTCATTTATCAACGACACCGGTGCAAAATGGACTCAGGCCGTCGGTTTCCTATATGTTTGCATCCGTTGGCAGAGTCTTTTCCAAAAAAGCCGCGGCTGTGCTTTTGACAGGAATGGGGCGTGACGGCGCTGTAGAAATGAAAAAATTACGCGATCTCGGCGCCCTGACCATCGCGCAGGACAAGGCATCGTCCACAGTGCACGGCATGCCTGGAACGGCCATAGCCTTGGGGGGAGCTGAGCGTATTCTCCCTCTCGACGCTATAGGCCCGGAACTTGTTACCAGTGTCGGGTAA